One genomic window of Streptococcus mitis includes the following:
- a CDS encoding carbohydrate ABC transporter permease translates to MRWFHKSRKTNSELLFDIVTYGLAIFLILLIVYPLWFVVIASFSNPSDVANGKVWFIPREWKLDGYLRLIQQPLFLRSYLNTILYTVVGTLVALVVNIPAGYALSRKELVGRKWMSILYIIPMFVSGGLIPTYLTVKNVGLIDTFWVMVIPFAVSSYNIIVARTFFNNSIPDGMWEAAQIDGCGTIRYFIKIVVPLSKAIIAVIGLWTAVGIWNSWFNALIYLTNENLQPLQLILRRLLISNQMLQSQATGEVASDLRIKADMMKYAAIVISTAPIMLLYPFVQKYFNQGVMIGALKE, encoded by the coding sequence GTGAGATGGTTTCATAAATCAAGAAAAACAAACTCTGAATTATTATTTGATATAGTTACCTATGGTTTAGCAATTTTCCTTATCCTGTTAATTGTTTATCCGTTATGGTTTGTAGTGATTGCATCTTTTAGTAATCCTTCAGATGTTGCAAATGGAAAGGTATGGTTTATTCCTAGAGAATGGAAATTAGATGGATATTTACGTCTTATTCAACAACCTTTATTCTTACGTAGCTATCTAAATACCATTTTATATACTGTTGTTGGGACCTTAGTTGCTTTAGTAGTCAATATTCCAGCTGGTTATGCTTTATCTAGAAAAGAATTAGTTGGTAGAAAATGGATGAGTATTCTATACATAATCCCTATGTTCGTATCAGGTGGCTTGATTCCTACCTACTTAACAGTAAAGAATGTTGGCCTAATTGATACATTTTGGGTAATGGTAATCCCTTTTGCGGTTTCATCATACAATATTATTGTTGCTAGAACTTTCTTTAATAATAGTATTCCAGACGGGATGTGGGAGGCTGCGCAAATTGATGGATGTGGTACAATTCGTTATTTTATTAAGATAGTCGTTCCTTTATCAAAAGCTATTATAGCAGTTATTGGACTTTGGACTGCAGTTGGTATTTGGAATTCGTGGTTTAATGCTTTAATTTATTTAACGAATGAAAATTTACAACCATTGCAATTAATTTTACGACGTTTACTAATTAGTAATCAAATGTTACAATCGCAAGCAACAGGAGAAGTTGCATCAGATCTTCGTATCAAAGCCGATATGATGAAATATGCAGCAATTGTTATTTCAACCGCTCCGATAATGTTGCTATATCCCTTTGTTCAAAAATATTTTAATCAAGGCGTAATGATTGGCGCGTTGAAAGAATAG
- a CDS encoding sensor histidine kinase produces the protein MKLNRELSKKHSIHFFFKLLLVLLLINILINIAMSNITRNFIKNQNIVHLRSSIEIYADSVNEKLHSAERFMYSTITHSEDLEKLNHVQKFLDYQESLKKVQTSFTEFEYQNETHMTFLLETNSTKHFINVSDLYIPYEDYLLLKTYLKSLSSDISDRKWKNITTKNSEYLVKSVHYEGKIIYAVISSEDILKPLNKLNIGNNGKLSLKEPNNIPSSNYLIHAQNEKTHLPFDIYVLVDYAEVFRNITLLEVFLSAVPIIITILSIIIILYIRQWMIKPITRLTERLSQLGDSIPPSEFFISEGILEIDKANDKLNKVIFDMQELKIREYHSQLELKKIELNYLKNQIRPHFYLNMLSMIHSMLQTKNYKEIEELTILTSNYLRHLFMANQDFSELKDEVQHIKDYLEIQRIRYGNSIYFSLDYNSDLQNTLVPSLLLQTFIENTIKHGFSFQDLFTILLSIKKVKTEDSDYIQICIEDNGPGFSEEILSKLNQKQSLITEDGHHIGITNTIERLNLLYPNDYTITFENNEEGGAKILLLIPYKIIDGGYNEHLIG, from the coding sequence ATGAAATTAAATCGCGAGTTATCAAAAAAACATTCTATTCATTTTTTCTTTAAACTCCTACTTGTACTACTATTGATAAATATTTTAATCAATATTGCTATGAGTAACATCACCAGAAATTTTATTAAAAACCAAAATATAGTACACTTACGTAGTTCAATTGAAATTTATGCTGACTCTGTTAATGAAAAATTACATTCTGCAGAGAGGTTTATGTATTCAACAATAACACACAGTGAAGATTTGGAAAAATTAAATCATGTACAAAAATTTTTAGACTATCAAGAAAGTCTAAAAAAGGTTCAAACTAGTTTTACAGAGTTTGAATATCAAAATGAAACCCATATGACATTCTTATTAGAAACAAATTCTACTAAACATTTTATCAATGTTTCCGATCTTTATATTCCATATGAAGATTATTTACTGTTAAAAACATATCTAAAATCACTAAGTAGCGATATAAGTGACCGTAAGTGGAAAAATATAACTACTAAAAATAGCGAATACTTAGTTAAATCCGTTCATTACGAAGGAAAAATAATTTATGCAGTCATATCCTCAGAAGATATCCTAAAACCTCTCAATAAACTTAATATTGGTAATAATGGTAAACTCTCCCTAAAAGAGCCTAACAATATACCGTCCTCTAATTACCTAATTCATGCACAAAATGAAAAAACACATTTACCTTTCGATATTTATGTTTTAGTCGATTATGCCGAAGTCTTTAGAAATATCACACTCTTAGAAGTATTTTTATCAGCTGTTCCTATCATTATCACCATTTTATCAATCATCATTATCCTATATATTCGTCAGTGGATGATTAAGCCTATAACAAGACTCACTGAACGGCTCTCTCAACTTGGGGACTCCATCCCCCCTTCTGAATTTTTTATATCTGAAGGTATACTAGAAATTGATAAGGCAAATGATAAACTTAATAAAGTAATTTTTGACATGCAAGAATTAAAAATACGAGAATATCATTCACAACTAGAACTTAAGAAGATTGAACTTAATTATCTTAAAAATCAAATCCGACCGCATTTCTACTTAAATATGTTATCAATGATTCATAGTATGCTTCAAACAAAAAACTACAAGGAAATTGAAGAATTAACTATCCTAACTTCAAATTATCTCCGTCATTTATTTATGGCTAATCAAGATTTTTCAGAACTTAAAGATGAAGTTCAGCATATTAAAGATTATTTAGAAATACAACGAATTCGATATGGAAATAGTATCTACTTTTCACTAGACTACAATTCTGATTTACAAAATACTCTTGTTCCATCATTACTGTTACAAACGTTTATTGAAAACACAATAAAACACGGTTTTTCATTTCAAGATTTATTTACAATTTTACTATCAATAAAAAAAGTAAAAACTGAGGACTCAGATTATATTCAGATTTGTATCGAAGATAATGGTCCAGGTTTCTCTGAAGAAATTTTATCAAAATTAAATCAGAAACAGTCTCTAATAACAGAAGATGGACATCATATTGGGATCACGAACACCATCGAACGTTTGAATCTTCTCTATCCCAACGACTATACTATTACATTTGAAAATAATGAAGAAGGTGGGGCTAAAATTCTTTTACTTATTCCATACAAGATTATAGACGGAGGTTATAATGAACATCTTATTGGTTGA
- a CDS encoding ABC transporter permease, whose protein sequence is MKVASQLHKIKLKHSIPLYILLFPSILLLILFSYIPMLGLIIAFKDYSPANGIFASQWVGFKYFTQFFSSFQFGTTMFNTLKISLYSIVVGFPLPIILAIISNQLRVGKFRKIFQVTTYLPHFISTMVMCGMIILFLSPTSGLLANVFKSVGITIPDFLSKPTSFAGVYVWSDVWQHIGWDSIIYLAALSAIDPTYYEASTMDGASRLQKIRHIELPLLLPTAMILLILRAGSLLSVGFEKVLLLQNPLNLAGSEIISTYVYKVGMVNFQYSYSTAIGLFNTVVNLIILLSVNWFSKRYTRTGLF, encoded by the coding sequence ATGAAAGTAGCATCTCAACTTCATAAAATAAAATTAAAGCATAGTATTCCGTTATACATATTACTTTTTCCTTCAATATTGCTATTAATTTTATTTTCCTATATTCCCATGTTGGGATTAATTATTGCATTTAAAGACTATTCACCAGCTAATGGTATCTTTGCTAGTCAGTGGGTAGGATTTAAGTACTTTACTCAATTTTTCTCATCATTCCAATTCGGGACAACTATGTTCAATACATTAAAAATTTCACTTTATAGTATTGTAGTAGGATTCCCCTTGCCTATTATACTAGCTATAATCAGTAATCAGTTAAGAGTTGGGAAATTTAGAAAAATATTTCAAGTGACAACTTACTTACCTCATTTTATCTCTACAATGGTTATGTGTGGGATGATTATCTTATTTTTATCTCCTACTAGTGGTTTGTTAGCAAATGTATTTAAGTCTGTTGGAATTACTATTCCAGATTTTTTATCAAAACCTACTAGTTTTGCAGGTGTTTATGTTTGGAGTGATGTATGGCAACATATTGGTTGGGATAGTATTATTTATCTGGCAGCGCTTTCTGCAATTGATCCTACATATTATGAGGCTTCAACTATGGATGGCGCTTCTAGGTTACAAAAAATTAGGCATATAGAATTACCATTACTTTTGCCAACTGCTATGATTTTGCTAATATTAAGAGCAGGTAGTTTATTAAGTGTAGGATTTGAGAAAGTGTTACTATTACAGAATCCTCTTAATTTAGCAGGAAGTGAGATAATTTCGACCTATGTTTATAAAGTTGGTATGGTGAATTTTCAGTATAGTTATTCGACAGCTATAGGGTTATTTAACACCGTAGTCAATCTAATAATTTTGTTATCTGTTAACTGGTTCTCAAAAAGATATACTAGAACGGGTCTTTTTTAA
- a CDS encoding response regulator transcription factor translates to MNILLVDDDRFIIEALREKINWAKLHIDIVYVAYSLTQAQNIIREHPIDLMISDIEMPQGSGLELLSWIRNEKYDIKTIFLTNYADFNYAQKAIELQSFEYYLKPINFEKLEFIIQKAISKIENHNLNGKNDALLQIEDNFWYDYLRKPQISRIDELENIAIKQDFILKKHQYFFLAVLTINLNEEDYSAETPSWTSQLKRELQRISQPSYNLISLFKMESLVDQYVCLFRVDSSKRSDKLAYEIHSQISNNFSKYSTLIYKSCHKISDILFHAKELYTYNEQYVSYWNTIICVPHSFPTSFKTETLSITFLDTLSEYELREKINSLAYNSQIPTFTLQQILLDWIQQIGIYLDQNGISAHKLFQNSTHDFLFQRRFHSIESFQDYFDYYWSHAKKFATNIENQKNSIQRIVEYIDHHYYEDINRSILADMVYLSADHLARIFKKETGETLVKYITDKRINAAKSLLSQTNISISQVSCQVGYDNYSYFTKIFKQRTGLSPGDYRKTYQNKM, encoded by the coding sequence ATGAACATCTTATTGGTTGATGACGATCGTTTTATCATTGAAGCTTTACGAGAGAAAATAAATTGGGCTAAACTACACATTGACATTGTTTATGTTGCCTATAGCCTCACTCAAGCTCAAAATATTATTAGAGAGCATCCTATTGATCTCATGATAAGTGATATAGAAATGCCTCAAGGTAGCGGTCTCGAACTCTTATCGTGGATTAGAAATGAAAAATATGATATAAAAACAATTTTTTTAACCAATTACGCCGACTTCAACTATGCTCAAAAAGCAATTGAATTGCAAAGCTTTGAATACTATCTAAAACCCATTAACTTTGAAAAATTAGAATTTATTATTCAAAAAGCCATTAGTAAAATTGAGAATCATAACTTAAACGGAAAAAATGATGCACTTTTACAAATAGAAGATAATTTCTGGTATGATTACCTTAGAAAACCTCAAATTTCTCGCATTGATGAACTAGAAAACATAGCAATCAAACAAGATTTTATTCTTAAAAAACACCAATATTTTTTCCTTGCAGTTTTAACAATCAATCTTAATGAAGAAGATTATTCTGCAGAAACTCCATCATGGACTTCTCAACTAAAAAGAGAACTGCAAAGAATTTCACAACCTTCTTATAATCTGATAAGTCTATTCAAAATGGAAAGCCTGGTCGATCAATATGTTTGTCTCTTTAGAGTAGACTCTTCCAAACGTAGTGACAAACTGGCATATGAAATTCATTCTCAAATTTCTAATAATTTTAGCAAATACTCAACTCTTATATATAAGAGTTGCCATAAAATATCCGATATTTTATTTCATGCTAAAGAACTCTACACTTATAATGAACAGTATGTCTCTTATTGGAATACTATTATATGTGTTCCACATAGTTTCCCAACTTCTTTTAAAACAGAAACTCTTTCAATTACTTTTTTAGACACCTTAAGTGAATACGAATTAAGAGAAAAAATTAATTCACTTGCCTATAATTCTCAAATTCCTACTTTCACACTACAACAAATTTTACTAGATTGGATTCAACAAATAGGGATATATCTAGATCAAAATGGAATTTCAGCACATAAATTATTCCAAAATAGCACTCATGATTTCCTATTCCAACGACGTTTTCATTCAATTGAATCATTTCAAGATTACTTTGATTATTACTGGTCACATGCCAAGAAATTTGCAACAAACATTGAAAATCAGAAAAATAGTATTCAACGTATTGTCGAATACATAGATCATCACTACTATGAAGATATAAATCGTTCTATATTAGCAGATATGGTTTATCTCAGCGCAGATCATTTAGCTAGAATTTTTAAAAAAGAAACTGGAGAAACTCTTGTTAAATATATAACGGATAAGCGCATTAATGCTGCTAAATCTCTCCTATCTCAAACAAATATCTCGATATCACAAGTATCTTGTCAAGTAGGGTATGATAATTATTCTTACTTTACTAAAATTTTTAAACAAAGGACTGGGCTTTCTCCTGGAGATTACCGTAAAACTTATCAAAATAAAATGTAA